A stretch of Oncorhynchus mykiss isolate Arlee chromosome 14, USDA_OmykA_1.1, whole genome shotgun sequence DNA encodes these proteins:
- the tdo2a gene encoding tryptophan 2,3-dioxygenase A codes for MSGGCPYFEKKHLLFKSKLHLNEEEADDSQKGINKASKGGIIYGDYLQLDKVVTAQVLQSELKGNKIHDEHLFIVTHQAYELWFKQILWELDSVREIFISGHVRDERNMLKVNTRIHRIVVIFRLLVDQFSVLETMTALDFYDFREYLSPASGFQSLQFRLLENKIGVPDNLRVPYNRRHYRDNFKGHESEMLLSSEKEPCLLKLVEKWLERTPGLEGDGFNFWKKLEANIFEGLCLEKKKIVKMPDTEEKEEMMEELTKQKELFTSLFDIKRHEHLLSKGERRISYKALQGALMIYFYREEPRFQVPFQLLSNLMDIDTLMTKWRYNHVCMVHRMIGSKAGTGGSSGYHYLRSTVSDRYKVFVDLFNLATFLIPRHWMPKLDPNEHTFLFTAEYCDSSYCSSEDSD; via the exons ATGAGTGGCGGATGTCCATACTTTGAGAAGAAGCACTT GTTATTCAAGAGCAAGCTGCATCTGAATGAGGAGGAGGCAGATGACTCTCAAAAAGGAATTAACAAGGCCAGCAAAGGTGGCATCATCTATGGTGACTACCTTCAG CTTGACAAGGTTGTGACGGCCCAAGTTCTTCAGAGTGAACTGAAAGGGAACAAGATCCACGATGAACATCTTTTCATTGTCACCCATCAAG catATGAACTCTGGTTCAAGCAGATTCTTTGGGAACTGGATTCAGTGCGAGAGATTTTCATTAGTGGACAT GTTCGTGATGAACGCAACATGCTGAAGGTCAACACCCGCATACATAGGATCGTTGTGATCTTCAGGCTGCTGGTCGACCAGTTCTCCGTGCTCGAGACAATGACCGCCTTGGACTTCTATGACTTCAG AGAGTATCTGTCACCTGCCTCCGGGTTCCAAAGTCTCCAATTCCGTCTGTTGGAGAACAAGATTGGGGTCCCTGACAACCTGAGGGTCCCCTACAACAGGCGTCACTACAGGGACAACTTCAAAGGACATGAGAGTGAGATGCTGCTCAGTTCTGAGAAGGAGCCTTGTCTACTGAAATTGGTAGAG AAATGGCTGGAAAGGACCCCAGGTCTTGAAGGCGATGGGTTCAACTTTTGGAAAAAACTGGAAGCCAACATCTTTGAAGGATTGTGTCTTGAGAAAAAGAAAATCGTG AAAATGCCAGACactgaggagaaggaggagatgatGGAAGAGCTGACGAAGCAAAAAGAGCTCTTCACTTCTCTGTTTGACATCAAAAGACATGAGCATCTTTTGAGCAAAG GTGAGAGACGGATCTCCTACAAGGCTCTCCAAGGAGCTCTGATGATTTACTTCTACAG GGAGGAGCCCAGGTTCCAGGTTCCCTTCCAACTCCTGTCCAACCTGATGGACATTGATACCCTCATGACAAAATGGAGAT ACAACCATGTGTGCATGGTGCACAGAATGATTGGTAGCAAAGCAGGCACTGGAGGCTCCTCTGGCTACCACTACCTGCGCTCTACTGTCAG TGATCGCTACAAAGTCTTTGTGGATCTCTTCAACCTGGCCACATTTTTGATACCTCGGCACTGGATGCCCAAGCTGGACCCCAATGAGCACACATTCCTGTTCACTGCAGAGTACTGTGACAGCTCCTACTGCAGTAGTGAGGATTCAGACTAG
- the ctso gene encoding cathepsin O isoform X1: MTGVTLFLMFLLNVGILTFSDVASCSDVWQTIRKSNCSADTDVDFESFRKQFHRNYKLHSDCYDRRRSYFKNSIKRQAYLNSLSTDKDSAKYGINQFSDLSINEFRDLYLTATAETVPPYSGLKTGGLPAKFDWRDQSAVGSVQNQQACGGCWAFSVVGAIESVYAKSGQPLKQLSVQQVIDCSYKNQGCNGGSITRALSWLKQTRVKLVKQSEYPYKAETGICHLFSQSHDGVLVKDFAAHDFSGLEEAMMGRLVEWGPLAVTVDAISWQDYLGGIMQHHCSCHHANHAVLVTGYDTTGDVPYWIVQNSWGTSWGNEGYVYIKMGGNVCGIADSVTAVFL; this comes from the exons ATGACGGGTGTTACATTGTTTCTCATGTTCCTCCTAAATGTAGGCATACTTACTTTTTCCGATGTTGCTAGTTGTAGTGACGTTTGGCAAACTATCAGGAAGTCCAACTGCTCTGCAGACACTGATGTTGATTTTGAGTCGTTTAGGAAACAATTTCATCGGAATTATAAACTCCACAGCGATTGTTATGATCGGCGCAGATCTTATTTTAAG AATTCCATCAAAAGGCAGGCATACCTGAACTCATTGTCAACAGACAAAGACTCAGCAAAATATGGCATTAACCAGTTCTCGGATTTATCAATAAATGAATTCAGAG ACCTGTATTTGACTGCCACAGCTGAAACAGTCCCTCCCTACTCAGGACTGAAGACAGGGGGACTGCCTGCCAAGTTTGACTGGAGGGACCAGTCTGCAGTCGGATCAGTACAGAATCAACAAGCA TGTGGAGGTTGCTGGGCGTTCAGTGTTGTGGGCGCCATAGAGTCAGTCTATGCCAAATCAGGCCAGCCATTGAAACAGCTCAGTGTGCAACAAGTCATTGACTGTTCCTACAAGAACCAGGGCTGCAATGGAGGCTCCATTACCAGGGCCTTGAGCTGGCTGAAACAG ACTAGGGTTAAGTTGGTGAAACAGTCAGAATACCCATATAAGGCCGAGACTGGAATTTGCCATTTATTTTCTCAGTCACATGATGGTGTTTTGGTGAAGGACTTTGCTGCCCATGATTTCAG TGGGCTTGAGGAGGCTATGATGGGCAGGTTGGTGGAGTGGGGACCCTTGGCTGTGACTGTGGATGCCATCAGTTGGCAGGACTATCTGGGTGGCATCATGCAGCACCACTGCTCCTGCCACCATGCCAACCATGCTGTGCTGGTCACTGGTTACGACACCACAG GTGACGTGCCATACTGGATAGTACAAAACTCATGGGGAACGTCATGGGGTAACGAAGGTTATGTTTACATTAAAATGGGAGGCAATGTTTGTG GTATTGCAGACTCTGTGACTGCTGTCTTCCTGTGA
- the ctso gene encoding cathepsin O isoform X2 has protein sequence MTGVTLFLMFLLNVGILTFSDVASCSDVWQTIRKSNCSADTDVDFESFRKQFHRNYKLHSDCYDRRRSYFKNSIKRQAYLNSLSTDKDSAKYGINQFSDLSINEFRGLKTGGLPAKFDWRDQSAVGSVQNQQACGGCWAFSVVGAIESVYAKSGQPLKQLSVQQVIDCSYKNQGCNGGSITRALSWLKQTRVKLVKQSEYPYKAETGICHLFSQSHDGVLVKDFAAHDFSGLEEAMMGRLVEWGPLAVTVDAISWQDYLGGIMQHHCSCHHANHAVLVTGYDTTGDVPYWIVQNSWGTSWGNEGYVYIKMGGNVCGIADSVTAVFL, from the exons ATGACGGGTGTTACATTGTTTCTCATGTTCCTCCTAAATGTAGGCATACTTACTTTTTCCGATGTTGCTAGTTGTAGTGACGTTTGGCAAACTATCAGGAAGTCCAACTGCTCTGCAGACACTGATGTTGATTTTGAGTCGTTTAGGAAACAATTTCATCGGAATTATAAACTCCACAGCGATTGTTATGATCGGCGCAGATCTTATTTTAAG AATTCCATCAAAAGGCAGGCATACCTGAACTCATTGTCAACAGACAAAGACTCAGCAAAATATGGCATTAACCAGTTCTCGGATTTATCAATAAATGAATTCAGAG GACTGAAGACAGGGGGACTGCCTGCCAAGTTTGACTGGAGGGACCAGTCTGCAGTCGGATCAGTACAGAATCAACAAGCA TGTGGAGGTTGCTGGGCGTTCAGTGTTGTGGGCGCCATAGAGTCAGTCTATGCCAAATCAGGCCAGCCATTGAAACAGCTCAGTGTGCAACAAGTCATTGACTGTTCCTACAAGAACCAGGGCTGCAATGGAGGCTCCATTACCAGGGCCTTGAGCTGGCTGAAACAG ACTAGGGTTAAGTTGGTGAAACAGTCAGAATACCCATATAAGGCCGAGACTGGAATTTGCCATTTATTTTCTCAGTCACATGATGGTGTTTTGGTGAAGGACTTTGCTGCCCATGATTTCAG TGGGCTTGAGGAGGCTATGATGGGCAGGTTGGTGGAGTGGGGACCCTTGGCTGTGACTGTGGATGCCATCAGTTGGCAGGACTATCTGGGTGGCATCATGCAGCACCACTGCTCCTGCCACCATGCCAACCATGCTGTGCTGGTCACTGGTTACGACACCACAG GTGACGTGCCATACTGGATAGTACAAAACTCATGGGGAACGTCATGGGGTAACGAAGGTTATGTTTACATTAAAATGGGAGGCAATGTTTGTG GTATTGCAGACTCTGTGACTGCTGTCTTCCTGTGA